The proteins below are encoded in one region of Enhydrobacter sp.:
- a CDS encoding TetR/AcrR family transcriptional regulator has protein sequence MELEASVRAPQVQHAGRGDRVARTREAIVSSTLTLAMEGEVAPIVRDIAKLAGVSARTVFQHFADTAELYVAVLGRALGGWKAQPQEPGVRQPLEERISTVVSSRAGRYESLRPMWTFVETLCRRSKEAADKTTEIYSNNREQIAQSFGQELTALPGERRERTLNALAAVLAPESWIVLRERLGLTAEQARDEWRFMINAIFKDGIDR, from the coding sequence ATGGAACTGGAAGCGTCGGTTCGGGCACCTCAGGTTCAGCACGCTGGTCGCGGTGACCGTGTCGCCCGAACACGGGAGGCCATCGTCTCGTCCACGCTGACACTCGCCATGGAAGGGGAGGTCGCGCCGATCGTGCGCGACATCGCCAAGCTGGCCGGTGTGTCCGCGCGCACGGTCTTTCAGCACTTCGCCGATACGGCCGAGCTCTATGTCGCCGTGCTCGGTCGGGCACTGGGCGGCTGGAAAGCGCAGCCGCAGGAGCCGGGGGTGCGCCAGCCGCTCGAAGAGCGCATCTCCACAGTCGTCAGCAGCCGCGCAGGGCGCTACGAGTCGCTGCGGCCGATGTGGACCTTCGTCGAGACGCTGTGCCGCCGCTCGAAGGAAGCCGCCGACAAGACGACCGAGATCTACTCGAACAATCGCGAGCAGATCGCCCAGTCGTTTGGCCAGGAGCTGACCGCGCTGCCGGGCGAGAGGCGGGAGCGCACGCTGAACGCGCTCGCGGCGGTGCTGGCGCCCGAAAGCTGGATCGTGCTGCGCGAGCGGCTCGGGCTCACCGCCGAACAGGCACGCGACGAGTGGCGCTTCATGATCAACGCGATCTTCAAGGACGGCATCGACCGCTAA
- a CDS encoding aminotransferase class I/II-fold pyridoxal phosphate-dependent enzyme yields MKDKGFSGASLAAQAMGWIDPVTRAVVPPIHMASTYQRDEDNGYSSGRIYARADNPTFDQVEATLAALEGGTKALVFSSGMSAASACFLALAPGDHVVVPKVMYWALRNWLATFATHWGLKVDFVDAARTDAIASAVKPGATRLVWLETPANPTWTVSDIAAVARIAHAAGASLAVDSTVATPVLTRPIELGADIVMHSATKYLNGHSDIIAGALIGARDDAHWAKLRGIRSQLGTILGQTEAWLLMRGMRTLFPRVQWACRSAQSLAERFAAHPMVAEVLYPGLSSFAGHDIAARQMKGGFGGMLSVRTKGGERAAIATAARVELWKRATSLGGVESLIEHRASIEGPGTPCPPDLLRLSVGVEDSDDLYADLDQALRRAHNA; encoded by the coding sequence ATGAAAGATAAAGGCTTTTCAGGGGCTTCCCTCGCGGCGCAGGCGATGGGCTGGATCGACCCCGTCACCCGGGCCGTCGTGCCGCCGATCCACATGGCAAGCACCTACCAGCGCGACGAGGACAACGGCTACAGTTCGGGCCGCATCTATGCGCGGGCCGACAACCCGACCTTCGACCAGGTCGAGGCGACCCTGGCGGCGCTCGAAGGGGGCACCAAGGCGCTGGTCTTCTCGTCGGGTATGAGCGCCGCCAGCGCCTGTTTCCTGGCGCTCGCGCCAGGCGACCATGTCGTCGTGCCCAAGGTCATGTATTGGGCCTTGCGCAACTGGCTCGCGACCTTCGCCACCCACTGGGGTCTCAAGGTGGACTTCGTCGATGCGGCCAGAACCGACGCGATCGCATCCGCGGTCAAGCCGGGTGCCACGAGACTCGTATGGCTCGAGACGCCGGCCAATCCGACTTGGACCGTCAGCGACATCGCCGCCGTGGCCAGGATCGCTCATGCGGCAGGCGCGTCGCTGGCGGTCGATTCGACAGTCGCGACGCCGGTGCTGACCCGGCCGATCGAGCTTGGCGCCGACATCGTCATGCACTCGGCCACCAAGTACCTGAACGGCCATTCCGACATCATCGCCGGCGCCCTGATCGGCGCCCGCGACGACGCGCACTGGGCAAAGCTGCGAGGCATTCGCAGCCAGCTCGGCACGATCCTGGGCCAGACCGAGGCATGGCTGCTCATGCGCGGCATGCGCACGCTGTTCCCGCGCGTGCAGTGGGCCTGCCGCTCGGCACAGTCCCTCGCCGAGCGTTTCGCCGCCCATCCGATGGTCGCCGAGGTCCTCTATCCGGGCCTGTCCTCGTTTGCCGGCCACGATATCGCCGCGCGGCAGATGAAAGGCGGCTTCGGCGGCATGCTGTCGGTCAGGACGAAGGGCGGCGAGCGAGCCGCCATCGCCACCGCGGCGCGTGTCGAGCTCTGGAAACGGGCGACATCGTTGGGGGGCGTCGAAAGCCTGATCGAGCACCGCGCCAGCATCGAGGGGCCGGGCACCCCCTGCCCGCCCGACCTCCTGCGCCTCTCCGTCGGCGTCGAAGACAGCGACGATCTCTATGCCGATCTCGACCAGGCCCTGCGCCGCGCGCACAACGCTTAG